CACCAACGCGGCGGGGGTGACGGTGCCGGGGGCGTTTGGGGTATCCACGACGGTGTCGGTCGATCCGAGCAGCAGCACCCGCAGCCCGTGTGCCCCGATCTGTTCGGCCTCTTCGGCCTCCGGGGAGGCCGGGTCCAGCAGCACATCGGGCGCGCCGATCACCCAGTTGCCGTGTTCGCCGTAGGAGGCTCCGCTCCACTTGGTGGCCGATTTGAACGGCGCCGAGGCGGTCTGGGTCCAACCGGGCGGCATCTTGTAGGCCTCGGCGATGGCGGCGATGCTGGCGTTGGGGCGGGCGTCGTCGGCGGCCAGTTGAGCCAGCACGTCGGTCACATCGGACGCAGACGACGTAGACAAGGTCTTCAGATCGCTGACCCGCATCCCGTTTTCGGTCAGCGTGCCGGTCTTGTCGGCGCACACCACGTCGACCCGGGCCAGGCCCTCGATGGCGGGCAGCTCCTGCACCAGGCACTGCCGCCGGCCCAACCGGACCACGCCGACGGCGAAGGCGATCGAGGTCATCAGCACCAGACCTTCGGGCACCATCGGTACCAATGCCCCGACCATCCGCAGTACCGACTCGCGCCAGCCGACGTCGGTGGTGAACAGCTGGGTGTAGATGATCAGCGCGCCGGCAGGCCACAGCAGGTAGGTGATGAACTGCAGGATCTTGTTGATCCCGCTGCGCAGTTCGGATTTCACCAGGGTGAACTTGCTGGCCTCCTCGGCCAGCTTGGCGGCGTACGCCTCACGGCCCACCTTGGTGGCGCGATAGGCACCGCTGCCCGACACCACGAAACTGCCCGACATCACCGGATCGCCAGCGTCTTTCTGGATCGGGTCGGCCTCACCGGTCAGCAACGATTCGTCGATCTCGAGGTTGGCGCCCTCCAGTACCTCGCCGTCGACGATGATCTGGTCACCGGGCCCGAGTTCGATGATGTCATCGAGCACCACCTCGTTGGGTGACAACGCCACCGTCCCGGACTGCCTGCGCACCAACGGTTTCGCCTGCCCGACGATGGCCAGCCGGTCCAGGGTCTGCTTGGCCCGCAACTCCTGGATGATGCCGATCGCGGAGTTCGCAACGATCAGCAGACCGAACAAGCCGTTGATCACCGACCCGGTGGCCAGCACGATCGCGAACAGCACGCCGAGAATCGCGTTGATGCGGGTGAACACGTTGGCCCGCACGATCTCGGACACACTGCGCGCGGCCCTGGTCGGGACATCGTTGGTCTGCCCATCGGCAATCCGTTGGGCGACCTCGGTATCGCTGAGTCCCGAAATGATCGTCGTCACTTGGTGAATACCGCCTCGTCGTAGTACTCCAGGGTGAGCTTGCCGCCGTCGAAGGCGGCCTTGGAAATGCTTCCGGGTGGGGAGTTCTCGCTGATGAACGAAAACGTGAAGGTGTTGCCGTCCCAATGGGTGAGCTCGACGGTGTCCCCGCGCGGACCGAGAGTGAGCGCCAGCTTGCCGTTCTTCTCCGCGATGACGGCCGGCCCCCAGTAGTCATTGCGGTAGGTGCCGACATAGCTCGGCAATGGTTGCGCCGGTGCGGGATTGGCCGGTCGTTTCGCGCCGACCAGCGAGCCGACCGGATCGCCCATCGGGAGCATCGCCCCGGTGTACAGCTTGTACCAGTCCTCCCGCACCGAGCCGAATTGGACAAGGTCGGCGAATTCGGCCGTCAGCGCCTCGGGCACACCGGACGGGGTGGCGTTGGTCAGCGCCACGATCGCCACGTCGGCCGACGGCAGGAACAGGACATTGGTGCCGGCACCGAGCTCGAACGCGCCGGAGTGACTCAGCTGGGTGCGAGCCGCCGAGGTGACGCCCACGTTGAACCCGAAACCGTAGGAGCCCGAGCGCATCGCAGGTTCCGACGGTGGGCTGGACACCACCTGGGGGGTGAGCGCGGGCAGCAAGGCCTTCGGGTCGATGAGCTGGCGGCCCTGGTAGCTGCCGTTGGCCAGCACCATTTCCAGCCAGTGCGTCATATCGTTGACCGACGAACTGACCCCGCCGGCCGGAGCCTGCTGGTCGGCGTCGCGGACGAACTCGGGCTGGTATCCGCCGTCGATACGGATATGCCCCACCGCCCGGTCTTTACGGCCTTCGTAGTCCGCGAAACGGTAACTGGTCGAGGACATTCCAAGGGGGCTGAACAGCACGTCCCGGCCCAGCTGATCCCACGACGTACCCGCCGCCGCGGCGACCGCCTCGGCACCGGCCGTCAATCCGTAGTTGGTATAGGCGTAGGAGATCCGGAACGGATCCAGCGGGAGCTGGCGCAGCCGTTCCAGCACCTGCCGGCGGTCGTAGCCGATATCCTCCAGCAGATCACCGGCATGGTCGGGCAGGCCGGAGCGATGGGAGAACAGGTCACCGATGGTCACCATCCGGGTGACGGCGGGATCTGACAGCGCGAACCACGGCAGCTTGCTGGTGACCGGAGTGTCCCAGCCGATCGCCTTTTCGCCGACCTGGTGTGCCACCACGGTGGCACTCAGCGGTTTGGACACCGAGGCCAGCTGGAAGACGGTGTCCGGGCCGACCTTGTTGGTATCGGCGGCCCCGGCCCGGTTGTCCTTGACACCGAATCCTTTGGCGTAAACGGTTTTTCCACCGTGCACCACCGCGACCGCCAGACCCGGGATCCCCGATTTGCGCATGAGTTCGTCGGCGATTCCGTCGAGTTTGCCGACCGCGTTCTCGACCGCGTTGTCGGGGAACGGCATTGCCGGGACGAGCGGGGGCGGTTGATCGGACAGAATCCTCGCCGGACCGGTCTCCGGCGTC
Above is a window of Mycolicibacterium fluoranthenivorans DNA encoding:
- a CDS encoding cation-translocating P-type ATPase — translated: MTTIISGLSDTEVAQRIADGQTNDVPTRAARSVSEIVRANVFTRINAILGVLFAIVLATGSVINGLFGLLIVANSAIGIIQELRAKQTLDRLAIVGQAKPLVRRQSGTVALSPNEVVLDDIIELGPGDQIIVDGEVLEGANLEIDESLLTGEADPIQKDAGDPVMSGSFVVSGSGAYRATKVGREAYAAKLAEEASKFTLVKSELRSGINKILQFITYLLWPAGALIIYTQLFTTDVGWRESVLRMVGALVPMVPEGLVLMTSIAFAVGVVRLGRRQCLVQELPAIEGLARVDVVCADKTGTLTENGMRVSDLKTLSTSSASDVTDVLAQLAADDARPNASIAAIAEAYKMPPGWTQTASAPFKSATKWSGASYGEHGNWVIGAPDVLLDPASPEAEEAEQIGAHGLRVLLLGSTDTVVDTPNAPGTVTPAALVVLEQRVRPDARETLDYFASQKVAVKVISGDNAVSVGAVAGTLGLHGETLDARRLPDDPEELASTLDEYTTFGRVRPDQKRAMVHALQSRGHTVAMTGDGVNDVLALKDADIGVAMGSGSSASRAVAQIVLLDNKFATLPYVVGEGRRVIGNIERVSNLFLTKTVYSVLLAALVGLGGLASKLFGSDALLYPFQPIHVTIAAWFTIGIPAFILSLAPNNERAHPGFVRRVMTSAVPNGVVVGLATLISYLLAYQGSHATKVEQTQASTAALITLLVGAVWVLAVVARPYQWWRVALVAVSALAYVVIFSIPLAQEKFMLDPSNVAQTSVALGIGLVAATVIEVLWWIEGRVSGEPRKLWR
- a CDS encoding serine hydrolase; translation: MRRILCIAAVALLAGCTTPETGPARILSDQPPPLVPAMPFPDNAVENAVGKLDGIADELMRKSGIPGLAVAVVHGGKTVYAKGFGVKDNRAGAADTNKVGPDTVFQLASVSKPLSATVVAHQVGEKAIGWDTPVTSKLPWFALSDPAVTRMVTIGDLFSHRSGLPDHAGDLLEDIGYDRRQVLERLRQLPLDPFRISYAYTNYGLTAGAEAVAAAAGTSWDQLGRDVLFSPLGMSSTSYRFADYEGRKDRAVGHIRIDGGYQPEFVRDADQQAPAGGVSSSVNDMTHWLEMVLANGSYQGRQLIDPKALLPALTPQVVSSPPSEPAMRSGSYGFGFNVGVTSAARTQLSHSGAFELGAGTNVLFLPSADVAIVALTNATPSGVPEALTAEFADLVQFGSVREDWYKLYTGAMLPMGDPVGSLVGAKRPANPAPAQPLPSYVGTYRNDYWGPAVIAEKNGKLALTLGPRGDTVELTHWDGNTFTFSFISENSPPGSISKAAFDGGKLTLEYYDEAVFTK